A window of the Lactuca sativa cultivar Salinas chromosome 5, Lsat_Salinas_v11, whole genome shotgun sequence genome harbors these coding sequences:
- the LOC111912184 gene encoding uncharacterized protein LOC111912184, producing the protein MATTSENPKATIPEIPKAKSGSLPSIVKAYWLPAILFSASMFFQLVALPRSFPPSHYDVLGIKTYSSIEQVNEAYQHLSSNWKTDSEPSSTPDMIKIQYAFELLSNPIWKRDYDIFSVDEYLHVMEKVKEKYSSASFSDINLPLLKPTSFESDHVFDAISSDNFISKLQNSSALLVQVYSIGSSRCAQFSSLWKRIASLLDGIANTGMIDISDLKLATYLSEKKYTGAPFYRNGVPSLLAFPPGCKTSDCIVRYTGELSVDAVTDWFATTILSLPRISYYSRDTLAQSFLGKGSRHKVKVIYVSKTGQRATPFVRQVAKAYWSYASFAFTVYREEESIFWSNTFGVEEAPAIVILRDPGVKPVVYHGSINNSRLIDIMEQNKHQVLPQLRSVTSMELGCDPKGYSRAGNDTTVWYCAVLIGRQSTELHKMRETMRRVQDILSDGENVNQVDQYQAAMSALKEKRLTFAWVDGEAQKRFCLFYVNVEESFDTCGPRRDVTDVPRLFLVRYKRNDTEANKINEKNSMNMFATIASKDVDPTSQLVALYKGLDEAPQIIQWISETVKDGDSRDLPFHRTSTPELVAEDVDPIWSKGREQIISSSRGMKQRLENIPERIHDVMEDPRFGPMLLLGALMSFGFIYLRRNQSIKSSQTNTEGDERPKMRRRRPNSHKKQDAAPSVTDMQPPNAFQMPFTDSDSD; encoded by the exons ACAGTTCAATTGAACAAGTGAATGAAGCCTACCAACACCTCTCTTCTAATTG GAAAACCGATAGCGAACCTTCTTCAACTCCTGATATGATTAAG ATTCAGTATGCTTTTGAACTTCTTAGCAATCCCATATGGAAAAGAGATTATGACATATTTAGCGTTGATGAATATCTT CATGTAATGGAAAAGGTCAAGGAGAAATATTCCAGTGCATCATTTTCTGATATTAATCTTCCATTATTGAAGCCCACTTCATTTG AATCAGATCATGTTTTTGATGCCATTTCATCGGATAATTTTATTTCTAAGCTACAAAACAGCAGTGCACTGCTTGTTCAAGTTTATTCAATTGGTAGCAGCCGATGTGCCCAATTTTCTAGTCTTTGGAAAAGAATCG ctagtttaTTGGATGGTATAGCAAATACTGGGATGATTGATATTAGTGATCTTAAGCTTGCAACATATTTATCTGAGAAGAAATATACAGGAGCTCCTTTCTATCGAAATG GTGTTCCTTCACTTTTGGCTTTTCCCCCTGGCTGTAAAACCTCAGATtgcattgtgag GTACACCGGTGAGTTGTCTGTTGATGCTGTTACTGATTGGTTTGCAACAACCATACTAAGCTTACCTCGTATTTCATACTACTCCAGGGACACTTTG GCACAAAGTTTTCTAGGAAAAGGGAGTCGGCATAAG GTCAAAGTCATTTATGTTTCAAAAACAGGACAACGCGCCACACCATTCGTGCGCCAAGTGGCAAAAGCTTATTGGTCGTATGCCTCCTTCGCATTCACGGTTTACAGAGAAGAAGaatctatcttttggtcaaacAC ATTTGGTGTGGAAGAAGCTCCTGCCATTGTTATTCTAAGAGACCCTGGAGTCAAACCTGTAGTCTACCATGGGTCAATCAACAACTCAAGACTTATTGATATCATGGAACAAAATAAACATCAAG tGCTTCCCCAATTAAGAAGTGTTACATCCATGGAGCTTGGTTGTGATCCAAAAGGCTACTCACGTGCTGGAAATGACACCACTGTTTGGTATTGTGCTGTTCTTATTGGAAGACAAAGCACAGAACTCCATAAAATGCGTGAA ACCATGCGTAGGGTCCAAGATATACTATCAGATGGTGAAAATGTAAATCAGGTTGACCAATACCAAGCCGCCATGTCAGCATTGAAGGAAAAAAGACTCACATTTGCTTGGGTGGATGGTGAAGCACAAAAG aggttttgtttgttttatgTAAATGTGGAGGAGAGTTTTGACACGTGTGGACCAAGGAGGGATGTAACAGATGTCCCAAGGTTATTTCTTGTACGTTACAAAAGAAATGATACAGAAGCTAataaaattaatgaaaaaaacTCAATGAACATGTTTGCTACAATTGCTTCTAAGGATGTGGACCCCACATCCCAATTAGTGGCACTTTACAAAGGTTTAGATGAAGCCCCACAG ATAATACAATGGATCTCTGAAACAGTCAAAGATGGTGATTCCAGAGATCTTCCCTTTcat AGAACATCAACTCCTGAGCTAGTGGCTGAGGATGTGGATCCTATTTGGTCAAAGGGTAGAGAACAAATTATTTCTTCAAGCAGGGGGATGAAACAGAGGCTTGAAAACATCCCTGAAAGAATTCATGATGTTATGGAAGATCCAAGGTTTGGTCCCATGTTGCTTTTGGGGGCATTGATGTCATTTGGTTTCATTTATTTGAGGAGAAATCAGTCCATTAAGTCAAGTCAAACAAATACCGAG GGTGATGAGCGACCAAAAATGAGAAGGAGAAGGCCAAATAGCCATAAAAAGCAGGATGCAGCGCCTTCTGTTACTGACATGCAACCACCTAATGCTTTCCAGATGCCGTTTACAGATTCTGATTCTGATTAA